Within the Emticicia oligotrophica DSM 17448 genome, the region ACGCAACACCCAAAGCAAAGAAAATGGCAGCGACATACGCCATAGAACCTGTTTGAGTACTAAATAAATAAATACCAATAGCAGCAAAAATTGATGAGCCTAATAATACACCAGTTTGGTCGAATTTCTCAACAATTGGCCCAGCAAAGAATCGAATAACGGCCATCAAACCAGTTACTAAAGCTAATATTAACATCGGACTTGCACCACTCTTACTCATAATCAAGCCTGTCCATTGTTGTGGGCCAAACTCAGAAATAGCTGTAAGGGCCATACACAAGAACATAAAAATATAAAGAGGTGTAGCCATTGCTTTTAAGTTTTCTCCGATAGAAGTTACACCTTCAACTTTTGGCTTAGGGAAAGCTTGTCCCCAGAATAAATACGCATAGATAATTGTTGGAATCAAAATCAACCAAATTTGTGCTTGCCAAGACATTCCTGCATCAGTCATAAATTTAGATAACAAGCTACCGATTACGATACCGCCAGGGAACCACATGTGAAAACGGTTTAACATTTTACTCATATCTGTTCCTGAATAAGCATCAGCAATCATCGGATTACAAGCAGCTTCAGTACAACCATTTCCTAAACCAATAAAAAATGTAGAAATCAAGAGTCCAGTATAACCTCCTGAATAAATAGTAAGAATGATACCTAAAGCATGAGATACAAATGCTATCATCATGATTTTCTTAGGCCCAACTGAATGATAAACGAGTCCACCAATAATCATCGCAAGCGGGAAGCCTAAAAACCACATTGAGTTGATGAATCCTAATTGCTCGGCTGTTAGGTTGAAGTCAGTACCTAACTGTGGTAAAATACCAGCACGAATACTAAAAGAAAACGCTGTTGTAATGAGGGCGAAACAACTCCCCAAGAAAAGACGACTCTGATTAACCATAGTATTTAGAAGGTTTTTAAGGGTTTTGAATAAATTGAGCCGTAAAAATATAATATTTAAAATTTTCCCAAAAGAAAATCCTATTTTTAATTGTGGTTTAGACACTTTTTCAGAAATTTGGAGACGAAAAAATATCAAAAATGGTGTTCTAATTTTAGAACAAGAAAATTTATACATATTTCGTACAATTGTAAATTTTTCACTCAATCCTATAATATAACTATGGCTCGTAAAATCCGAATGGGTATGGTTGGCGGTGGTCGAGGAGCATTCATTGGTGGTGTTCACCGTATCGCAGCTGCCATTGATGGAGAAATCGACTTGGTTTGTGGAGCGTTTAGTTCGACTCCCGAAAAATCAAAAGCTTCTGGCGAAGACTTAATGCTTGACCCAGCCCGTTGCTACGCCGATTTCAAGGAAATGATTCAAAAAGAAAAGCGTCGTAAAGACAAAATTGATGCAATTTCAATCGTTACTCCAAATCACATGCACTTTGCTCCAGCCAAAATGGCTTTAGAGAATGGTTTCCACGTGATTTGCGACAAGCCCGTAACATT harbors:
- a CDS encoding MFS transporter yields the protein MVNQSRLFLGSCFALITTAFSFSIRAGILPQLGTDFNLTAEQLGFINSMWFLGFPLAMIIGGLVYHSVGPKKIMMIAFVSHALGIILTIYSGGYTGLLISTFFIGLGNGCTEAACNPMIADAYSGTDMSKMLNRFHMWFPGGIVIGSLLSKFMTDAGMSWQAQIWLILIPTIIYAYLFWGQAFPKPKVEGVTSIGENLKAMATPLYIFMFLCMALTAISEFGPQQWTGLIMSKSGASPMLILALVTGLMAVIRFFAGPIVEKFDQTGVLLGSSIFAAIGIYLFSTQTGSMAYVAAIFFALGVALFWPNMVGFVAEKVPLSGALGMSIIGGVGMFSTAIFQPIIGSWIDDARAQKTAEGLTGDALELAAGQATLSTMVLFPAILIVAFTGLYFFMKTRKTA